The following is a genomic window from Desulfuromonas sp..
AAAGAAGCGGGGGAAGCCCGGGTTCTCAGACAGGGAGAGGGAGCAGGAAGAGGCGGCTTTCAGCTTGCCCGAGTCGAAGAGATCGAGCATGGTGTCCTGCAGAACCTCGGTGTAGACGGTCAGGTCGCTGAAGGGACCCTTGGCCAAGCCGCCGACGACGGCGTTGGCGATGGAGCCGACGCCCGACTGCAGGGGCAGCAGGTTCTTCGGCAGGCGGCCCTGCTTCACTTCGTTGCCGAAGAAGTCCATGATGTGGCCGGCGATGGCTTCGGAGGTGGCGTCCATGTCGGTGAAGGCCCGGCCTTTGTCGCGGCGCTTGGACTCGACAACGGCGACGATCTTGTCGGGGTCGCAGGGGACGTAGGGGGTGCCCATGCGGTCGCCCGCCTTGGTGATCAGGAAGGGCTGGCGGTTGGGCGGGTTCTGCGCCATGACGATGTCGTGCATCCCCTCGAAGGAGGGCTGTCCGGTGTTGACCTCGAGGATGATCTTGTCGGCGACCATCATCAGTTCGGGAACGATGCCGCAGGAGGTCGTCAGGGCCAGGCCGCAGTCCTCGGTAACAGCCGAAACCTCGATGATGGCGACGTCGATGCGGCCGTTTTCGGTGTAGAAGCCGTAGGCCATGTCCTGGGCGAAGAGGCCGAGGTGCTTGTCACCCATGCGGATGCGGCCTTCGTTGATCCCCTTGGCGATGTTCTTGCCGGTCTGGTAGGGCCAGCGGCGGTCGATCATGTCGAGGGTCGCCCAGCGGTCCTCGGTCTCCGCGCCGACGGAGGCGCCGATGAAGAGGTTGAACTTCATCTTGCCCTGGAGGTTGTTCTTCTCGACATGGTCGGCCAGAGCGATGGGCACCTCTTTGGGGTAGCCTGCCGGGGTGAAGCCGGACCAGCCGAGATTCATCCCGGGCTTGAAGAATTCGAGGCATTCTTCGGCGGTCTTAACCTTGCTCAGCAGTGACTTGCGGCGGACGCGATCTTGCAGTGTACCGAATTCCGACATCTTTTCTCTCCTCTTCCTATGAGATTATTTGCCCGATCACAATTGGGGGCCCTTTCCATGGAAAGAGTCCGGCTTTGAGGTCGGGGATGAATGCCCTTTTAGGCCCGTGGCAGGGGCTTCTCCTGAGAAACGGGTATGTTGACTTCCGGGCGAAAGGACGAAGGATCCTGTTGTGGGCGACGGGGATCCCGTATCACCGGAAATCTTTTAAAAAGACGTTATATGGCAAATGTATACAGGATGTATAATATGTGGAAAATTTTTAGTCAAGGGAAAATATTGGCTCTTTTACTTTGAGTAAAAAGCATCGTTTTCGACGACCGCTTCGGCCAGATTTTTGTGTGTGTTTGTGGTCTGTTTTTTTGCTTCCAGGGTGCTGCGGAGATTGAATGGAATTTTACTCGGGGTAAAAAAAGCCTCCCCCGAATGCATCTGCCGCCTGTGGTTAGGGGCAATACGGTGTTTGGGGCGGCCGGGCCGGTGAGGGGCTTTCTCCTCTCCGGGTGAGTCGGGCGAATCAGGGGGCGCATCGTGGGTAGCTTAGCCGAAAAACCGAGGCTGTCAAATTGCGGTGGGACGGGGAGGGGATCTATGGATGGGGAGGGGCGGCGGCCCCGGAGTTATCGGCGGCGGTGCCCTCTTAACGGGCCTTTTTTGCCCATTTGCTGTCAGGGAACTCCTTGAGGAGGGTCCTGAGGGGCGTGGCCGCCCGGTTGGGGTCGCCCATTTCGACGTAGGCCCTCCACAGGGTGTAGTAGGTCTCGGCCCGCTCCTCGAAGGAGGGATAGTCCGTCAGCAGGGCGTTGAGGCGGCCGATGGCGGCATGCACCTCGCCGGTGCGCAGG
Proteins encoded in this region:
- a CDS encoding acetyl-CoA hydrolase/transferase C-terminal domain-containing protein, with the protein product MSEFGTLQDRVRRKSLLSKVKTAEECLEFFKPGMNLGWSGFTPAGYPKEVPIALADHVEKNNLQGKMKFNLFIGASVGAETEDRWATLDMIDRRWPYQTGKNIAKGINEGRIRMGDKHLGLFAQDMAYGFYTENGRIDVAIIEVSAVTEDCGLALTTSCGIVPELMMVADKIILEVNTGQPSFEGMHDIVMAQNPPNRQPFLITKAGDRMGTPYVPCDPDKIVAVVESKRRDKGRAFTDMDATSEAIAGHIMDFFGNEVKQGRLPKNLLPLQSGVGSIANAVVGGLAKGPFSDLTVYTEVLQDTMLDLFDSGKLKAASSCSLSLSENPGFPRFFENWDKYADKITLRPLSISNAPEPIRRLGCIAMNTPVEFDMYAHANSTLVGGTRMINGLGGSGDFLRNGFLKIMHSPSTRPSKTDPQGITCVVPKAPHIDHTEHDLDCVVTEQGLADLRGLAPKDRAQKIINTCAHPEYKPILQEYFDMAKKECLAKGIGHEPQLFDRCFKMQQNLAKNGTMKIKSWDINIDLCE